In Sphingomonas sp. JUb134, the sequence ACAGCAGCCTGCGGGTTCGCCGGCTGGCGCCGGTCACGCTCCATCTGGTCGCGGCGCCCGCCTATCTGGAGAAGCATGGCCGACCCGAACATCCGGCCGATCTCGCCCACCACGCCTGCCTGGCCTATACCAACGCCAGCCGGCCCTTCGTCTGGCAGTTCCGCCGCGGGAACGAGGAAGTGGCGATCCGGCCGGCCGGTCCGCTCTGCACCGACAGCGGCGAGGCGATGCTCCCTGCGCTCCGCGCGGGTCTCGGCATCACGCGCCTGCCCGACTTCATCGTCGACCAGGATCTGGCGGACGGCACGCTGGTCGAGCTGCTTCAGGATTGGCGGGAGACCAACATGGCGCTGCACCTCCTCACCCCGCCCGGCACGTTGCGGCCGGCCCGCGTCGAGGTGCTGATCGAGTTCCTGGCGGAACGCTTCCGCCAGCTGTGCGCGAGCCGCCAGTGAACCGGCTTCGCCCGGATGCGGAGGACGCCCGCTTCCTGCGCCGCGTCGTCCTGCTGATCCTGATCGCGGCGGTCGCGGTCGCGCTCTATCGCGCGCTCAACCTGTTGATCCTGGCGTTCGGCTCGATGCTGGGCGCGACCGTGATCCACGCGCTGGCGGACATCTACGGGCGGCGCCTGCGCGTGCCCGAGCGTGCGCGGGTGCCGGCCGGCATGGTGACGGTACTGGCCTCCGTCGGCTTCCTGGTGTGGCTGTTCGGCTATCAATTCGGATCGCAGGTGAACGCGCTGGTGCTGGCGCTGCCGGGCCTGCTCTC encodes:
- a CDS encoding LysR family transcriptional regulator, yielding MMLPDFEAWAIFASVVEHRSFSGAAQALGTSKATVSKAISRLETRLGATLFHRTSRRLTLTESGRALSERAARILAEAREAEEVARDSNSTPTGRVRLAAPMNFGLTRVAPALADFLTLYPGIEVDLTLSDAPTDIVAEGIDVALRVAELPDSSLRVRRLAPVTLHLVAAPAYLEKHGRPEHPADLAHHACLAYTNASRPFVWQFRRGNEEVAIRPAGPLCTDSGEAMLPALRAGLGITRLPDFIVDQDLADGTLVELLQDWRETNMALHLLTPPGTLRPARVEVLIEFLAERFRQLCASRQ